In Fragaria vesca subsp. vesca linkage group LG1, FraVesHawaii_1.0, whole genome shotgun sequence, the sequence GGTGAGATCAGCAGAGCAGACACCATTAAGAGTTGGTATCCACGCTTTGATGAAAACAATAAGAACTGAACTAAACATTTGCAAGGTTATGAACACTATAGACCATTAAAACTAAGCTACAATATGTTGGTAGCATACAATAAGCTGACATATTGCCAAACTGAGACTCCAACTCTTCACCAATCACAACTCTAATCAAAGATAAACCAATCAGGAGTTGATCAAAACCTCAAATTCCTTTCAAGACAAGAACCAAAAAACACATCTCCCAACTCTATTGCCCGTTTCTCCTCGATTACTTTCAGGGATCAAAGCATTTTCATTTCTCTTCAAATTGCTACTCTATGACTATAAGGCATATGCAAAATAACAACAACAACAACTCATAGACAATGAACTGAACTGGACCCATTTGACTCCAATATAGTGTTTCAAACACCAACAGGTCTAACACTTCTCCCATCTATACATATAACATGAACTCAAACATATCCAAATCAAACATGTCCAAATTAAAGAACACAACTTAAACAGTATCAACTACCCAGCAGAGTGATTACCTTGTAGAGCTGTTCAGTGACGGCGGAGGCGACGACTCCGGTGTAGAAAGCAGCGACGTAGATAGTGACGAGAGGAGTAAACAACTTGGGGCGGGTGTAGGGCTCGACCATGTTCCAAAGAATCATTCTTTCCCATTTTGTGTACACATAGTCTGCGTATTTCCTCCAGTAGCTCGCCAAATTTTTTCTCTTCTGAGTGCTAAAAATCATGGTAAGACTGTGGGCAATTGAATATGTTCAAGCAGCACAAGAGCAGATATACTATTTATGATTTGTGATTTGTCTGTTTTGCCCCTGGAGCTTTTCTGCAATCCCGTATATGCCCTAGCAGCGGATATAAAAGGCTTCCCTTCCCCCCCCCCCCCCCCTCCCTCCTCCTCCTCTTTCAAGCGGCAGCTTCACTTCTCCGTCAATCTCAGTCACAACTCCCCCGTCGTTGTCGCCAGAGAGGTTGCCGTTTCCCATAGCCCGCGCCGTCGCCCGTAGCCCACATCCCTACTTCCCCAGGTATGACTCAATCGGATTGCTTATAATCTGATCGTGGACAGAGCACTGAGAGCAGGCTTCAATTCAAAAGCCATCATATTCATATGCTTCAATGTCGTCTATAACTAGAGTTTCAGTTTTAGAGTTTCTGTCGATTTAGGATTTGTTGATAATATTTACTTGATTAGGATTTGTTGTTATGGGAGCTCCCACATTATAGATTCGTGTAATTCGTGCTTGGTTTCATTTTGTTATTTTATTGAAATATAAGACTGTTTGTAGGATTGGTCAATAATATAAGCAAAGTGGAAATTATCAGGTGAAAATGTTAGATGCATGAGAATTTATTTCAGGGCTGTTCTAGTTTGAGGTTAATAATATTTGCACACACATCTCAGTTCTGTAAGTTCAGTTTTAGGAATATACGTTTGGATTTTGAATAAGCTCACCTGATATGGAACACTAATTGAGTGGATTGATAGGAGGAATCATAAATAAACTTTTGTCTTATTGCTGTCTGATATTCTTTTACGACTCATGTAGTGGTAATATGAGACCAATAAGGGTATTGAATGAATCTATGTAGTTATCTGATTCATTTGCTATATTGTCCTGTCAACTATGTGTGCAATGCATAAAAAAGTGGCATCCAATAGGGTTATTGAATAGCCAAAGAAAATGACAAAGAAGAATGCAGCTTTATTCGTTGTTTGAGAACCTTTGGTCAGACTTTCAGAGGCATGTGCCTGAAGTTAAACTCACATAACCTACTGAGGCAAACTTTCATGGACTCACAATGAGCTTTAATAAATTATTTTTAATCTAATTTGAGGTTAAATTTTGTTCAAATTTTCATCAACAAGCCAAATGCAGAGCTGCCTCTCTCTCTCTCCTGCTTTGGTTTTCTCATTTCTCTCTGAGCAATTAACAATCTCTGTCAATGTGGTTGTACTTTTGTTAAAGCTTAAAATCAGTCTTAAGCTCACTATTACTTGATAATTTTGTTCAGCTGTGGTACAACAACTGAAGGAGGGAGGGATCACTAAGCTGTGCTTTGGGTTGGAACTGAAGGTGTGGTACTATAACTTTGTTCAGGTGTGGTACAGCTACTTTTTTCAGATTATAAGCAAAGTCAGAATATTTGGATTGCCACTCTCAACTACAATAGCCTCCATCGTCTCTCTCTCTCTCTCTCTCTCTGCCTGACTCTGTAGAGGTGAGGTGTCCTGGTTATTATTTTCAGCTTTCCTTTGTGGATCGTGTGAGGTATCGAGAATAATTTCATGGGTATGTAAGGAACTGAAGATTATCATTAATTTGTTCAGGAATATAGCCAATTTGTATTGGGATTTGTGAACAACTGAGAATATATATGTATATACATATATATGATATTTTGCATCCACAATGACAATATTATTGGTGTGGCTTGCTACTTGATGACGAGGAAGATATGAAAGAATGAACCAGTGTTTAAATTTTATGCTTGTTCATCATTTTAGCTGTTTGAACTTGAGTTTCATTTAAACTTTCAATGGTTTGGTGAGTTCGAGTGTTGATTAGTTGTGCCCATTACCTGTTTGAATAAATGCTCTAAAGCATTCATGCATTTTTTCAGCAAAATCTCTCTTGGACTTTACTTTTGTGAATGCTTATAGGTTCACTTTCAACAATGGCGTCCATGGAAAATTCTCGCGATTTCATGTTCTGCAACATCTGTGGGACTATGCTATCTTTTACTAGAACTCTTTATGCTGAACCCGGCCAATGTCCCAAGTGCAAATTTTCCCGACCTATAAAAGGTAGAAGAAACAGCCAAATTGCATTTATTTGCATACTTGTTCTGTTTTTGAGTATTGAAATTGAGTTGTGATGATTGAGGGATAAATGAATTGATTTTGTTCTTTTAAATGACATGTGTATGTTGGGACGGTCTATTGCTTGGCATAGATTCAAGTTTCTTAAGTAATTTCAGACCCAGAATGTAATAGAGTTGAATGCCATCTTAATTTTTTTTTTCCAAATTCTGTAAATATCTGATATGATCATTATTGTTGCAGAGCTCTCCAAATATAAAATATCGTACACGGTCAGTAAAGAGGTATGCCTTGTACTCACTGATGGCCTGATGCTCATCTTCTTTTATCCAGATAAGCTCTTATGTCTATTAGTTAGTAATTACTAATCCTGTATTCATGCAACATATATATCTTCTTACTGGGGAAGAGATGAAAGAGAGAGAGAGAGATGATACCTGATTTTAGTTGTGGGGGGTTCACTCCAGACAGAAGTTGGTGTTGATGTCAACAGTTATTTGCCTCTCTCTTTATTCATGCCCCTTATTACTATAGAAATGATATAGCTCAGCTTTATTTAGATGTTAAAACTAACCTAAGGTCTGAGTTTAATCTAAGGGTATTATTACCATCGTTGTAAAACTATTCACCATCAATGTTAACTTTGTTGGGGTTACAATCTCATGGTAGCATCTTGATTGAGGCATATCAAATATTAAGGAAGTAAAGATTTTGTTGGGGTTACACTCTCATGTTGACTTTGCAGGATATTCAAAGGGAGCTAGGCATATCAAAGATTAAAGAGGAAAAGACTGAATTGGCAAAGGTATTTACACTTTTCAATTTTCATTAAGTCGTTATAGTGTTTCGTCAATCTCCTAATACTATATTCCTTCTAAAACAGACGGACATGAAAAAATGTGAAAAGTGTGGCCACAATGAGCATACATATTTTTCTAGACAGGTATATATATTTCTATAACCGATCTTTGCTCTTTAGTCTTTGCTATTCTCTTTTTATCTTCTTAGTTGCCGCATTTTTAATTTATGTGATATCGACTTTTTGTACAGATGAGATCAGCTGATGAGGGGGCAACTACTTTCTACACTTGCACCAAATGCAATAATAGTTTTAGTGAAAATTAATGTGTAGATTATGCAACTTCTTTTTGCTCAACTGAAAGTTGTTCCAATTGTTTTTCCCCAGATGATTTTCCATTCAGTCCATCGTGTACTTTCCTTAGAAGCTTGATCTGGACTCTCAAGCTTCCTATTGTTCAAATGTGCTATCTGATTGTTAGGAAATCCTTGATGCTTTAATGACCCAAGTTGACCTTATATGTGATTAAAGTGCTTCTGCAAAGGCATGTAGGGTATAGAATTTCTTCTGCACCAAGGGAAGCAAATAATGTGGCGCACTTATTTGCTTCTCATGCCTTAATAGCCAAATTTGGTTTGTCACAGCTCCCGAATTTGTAAGGGTTGTTATTCGAAGCGCTGTACTCGCCAATTAATTCAACGGAACTCTTTTTTATTTAAAGAAACAATGAATACAAAATTAGTTGAAAATAAGAACTACTTTTCTGCAGACTAATAACTCAAAATGTGAAGAACTGCTTTGTAGGTTATTATTTGTATCTCTTGGTAACTTTGTAATGATCCGGTTAAATTGCAGGTCTAGGCATAGATCGATCATTTCATGAGTTTGTTTGCATCAATCTTGCAAGCTAGCACTTGCAGTTGAACCCCCTCCCCTCTCTGCGTTTTGATATAAATTACCTTACAGTTCTTGGTGCTTGATAATCTGTGAACATATTGAACATTTCTTTTTCTTTTTTGAGAACTCAACATTTTGAACATTTCGTATACAAGACTGAAATGAATTTCGTAGCAAAGGTAGATTTCAAAGTAAGTAATTGTACGTCAATTTCATCGATAACATTGAAAGGCAATAACTATATATACATATCCAAGAAAGAACAACGAATTATACAAGACTGAAATGAATTTCATGTATAGCAAGGTGTTGGATGAATTTCAAGCTGGTTGGCCTCGTTTCCTCAAGACAAAGGACAGGTATAGATAGGCCACTTCCCATTCGTCTTTTATATTGAATTTTGACCCCCTAACGCACCAATCGTCTGCATCAAAGCCTCATACTCTGGTAGCTTCATATACTCGTGTACAAACTTGTGATTGTTTTTCACAAAAACCAACTCCATACCGTACTCTTCTGCCAATGATTTGAATACGTGAAAGGGGACGAGCCATTCAGGGCAATCAACACAACCCTCAAGGTGAAACATGTACTTGATACTAAAGGGGCTTGAAGACTTGAATTTCTTTTCAGAAAATTCCTCATCAAATCTCACCCAGTACACACTGTTTCCAAAGAACAATCCTTGAGTTTGTCTCAGCTTCTTGATGATCACATTGGCGTCTGGCATGGTTCCAATGAAAGTTCCGCCGGGGCGAAGCGAGGCTGAAATATTAGCCAGGGCTCTCCTTGCACGCGCTTCCGTGGACCAGGAGTAATGCAAGGCAAATTGGCAACTGCAAATATCAAAGGGTGCCTCATTCGCCAGGGTTTTATCAACTAGTCCAACCTCATAGCAGTCTCCNNNNNNNNNNNNNNNNNNNNCTATTTTTTTTTATTCTATTGTGGAATTTTGAATCAGTGATATCATGGAGTGATCTGAAATGCGAGAGACAACGAGGTGATCAGTACGCAAAAATGGCCATAAAATCGCAGATATTTACAGGACTGGCAATGGCGTCAACTCCCGCGTCATCGTTCCAGGCCTCTTCTTCGTCCCCCACCACTCTCTCTATGGTCAGGAGACCTCTCACCACCTCCTTCTTTAACGCCGGAGGTATGTATGAGCCTTTTTGGTTTTCTCATTCTTGTGTTGGCATTTTGTGTGTTTTCGATTCCGGTTGTTGAGTTAATGTGTTTTGATTTTGTTCATAGTTGTTATTTGCAAGGCGAATGTGCCGAAAGATTGTGCTAAGCATGAGTATAGTTGAATTTATTTTTGTTGTTGTGAAGTATTAACTTTGACCGAGGG encodes:
- the LOC101302492 gene encoding DNA-directed RNA polymerase I subunit RPA12-like isoform 4, producing the protein MASMENSRDFMFCNICGTMLSFTRTLYAEPGQCPKCKFSRPIKELSKYKISYTVSKEDIQRELGISKIKEEKTELAKTDMKKCEKCGHNEHTYFSRQMRSADEGATTFYTCTKCNNSFSEN
- the LOC101302492 gene encoding DNA-directed RNA polymerase I subunit RPA12-like isoform 1 — protein: MLIGSLSTMASMENSRDFMFCNICGTMLSFTRTLYAEPGQCPKCKFSRPIKELSKYKISYTVSKEDIQRELGISKIKEEKTELAKTDMKKCEKCGHNEHTYFSRQMRSADEGATTFYTCTKCNNSFSEN
- the LOC101302492 gene encoding DNA-directed RNA polymerase I subunit RPA12-like isoform 2, which produces MGSLSTMASMENSRDFMFCNICGTMLSFTRTLYAEPGQCPKCKFSRPIKELSKYKISYTVSKEDIQRELGISKIKEEKTELAKTDMKKCEKCGHNEHTYFSRQMRSADEGATTFYTCTKCNNSFSEN